Genomic window (Paenibacillus sp. 37):
CGTTACAAGGAACGATAGCAACGTTACAGGCAGATGCCATCCACTGAGTTGAAGCGGTCTGGTTACATAAGCGATCGCGTAGATCACCAGTGCATGAACCAGATATCCACCAAATGAATAGCGGCCAATCCAGGCTAGCAATCGCTGAAACCGTGTATCTTTGCCCTGCATCAGTACAAGGAAACCATACATCATAAGCATCTGAGCCATAATGATCAGGAATGTGGTTGGTTTCAGATAGGTGGAGATATTCAGATTAACAACATCTCCGGACCCACGCAGCACATCGTAACCAAGCCATATATACATCCCTATAAACAGACAGATCGTCCATGGCAGCACCTTCGTGGTCCAACTCCTCCAGCTATCCACTGACCAGGCACATACGGCACCCAGTAAAAAGTAGAACCAGTACATCACCCATGAATAGGAGCGATATTGCAGTAACGTTGACCAAGGCTCAGACATGGATTCTGTCCAGCCCCCCATATTATAGTAGGACCATTTCATAAGCAGGCCGTAGAATGCAGCTGCCAAGACAATGAGTGCCACAATGATTTGCATGGGCGTGAAACGTGAGGCGTTCTGGATACGTCTCTGGATGGTTTTTGCTCCTGTCCAGAACAGGGGGAACAGAATATAGAACTGAAACACCATAATGACAAACCAGAGATGATATCCCGTCTGCGGGACAAACAGTTCACGAATCAGACTGCGAAAATCCGGTATGCCTGCAAGCCAGAACGCGGGGGTGAAGATACGGACAGACAGCCAGTAGATCAGTGTCCATACAACAAACGGCATATAGATATCGCCAAATCGCTTTCGAATGAAGCGAGGATATTCCGGTTTGGTGTTACGATGATGGTAAAACAACATTACACCCGATAGAAATACAAACGTTGGCGTACCAAATCGGGTCAGATGATAAATCATGGTCAGCATAATGGAATCCGGTTGTTCAATATCAGCGCGATAGATATACTCAGCGATACTATGCTGCATAACGATGGCCAGAAAGGCAATGCCCCGCAGTTCGGTCCATTCTGCTATTCGCGGTTTTTTCACACGTAATCCTCCCTCCAGGAACCGGAGTTCATCATATAAGGGTACCCGTTAAACATTAAGGCTGCATTAAATGGAGAAAATAGGTACCAAAAAAAGACGGCTTCAGCCGTCTTCTCTGTTGATATATCTCATGCTTGTTTTAGTTCTGTTCCCCTGATGATGGAGTCTCTGAGGACTCGGCATCTTCTTCAAAAAGTTGCTGAATGTAGGACTGGAGTTTGGTCACATCAACACCCAGCACCTGAGCTGAGCCGACCAGTTCATTGGTGAGTAGTTTGTTCGGTGGAATCTGCTGCTGATCGATATCGTTCGCATGGATATCGAAGCCAAGTGATGCGAGTTTTAACATCTGGGTTGGACTAAGGTCTGTCTCAATATAGGGAGCGATGGCTTCCAGGATATCCGGGATTTTGAAAAGCGAAGTGGTGCTCTGCATTTTCTTGGCCAGCTCGGTCATGAAGATCCGCTGCCGTTCGGTGCGGGTAAAATCCGAGGTGGCATCATGCCGGAACCGAACATATTGCAGGGCGGTTTTGCCGTCCATATGCTGCAACCCTTTTTTCAAGTCAATGTCGTACATATGTTTATCAGCTTTACTGGTGTAATACATGTCTTTCTCCACGTCAATCTCAATACCGCTTACCGCATCAACGAGTGCCATGAAACCTGTAAAGTCTGTGTAGACATAATGCTGAATGGGAATACCGAGCAGATCACTGACAGTTTGTTTGGTCAGCTCCGCACCCCCGTAGGAAAAGGCTGCATTAAGTCTGCTTTTGCCATGCCCTGGAATGGCTACATAGGTATCACGCAGTACGGAGAATAGATGGGCTTTCTTGGTGACCGGATCAATGGAAGCGACCATGACGGAATCTGAGCGTCCTGCATCGTCGCCTCTTGAGTCTCCACCAAGGAGCAGAATGTTCACCCGTTCCTGGCCCTCCCATCTGGGAATCGTTGTAGATGGTGTGTCTGAATCGCTGTCTGTGCCGGAAGAGGACGAGTTGGATGAAGTCCCGGAAGCCGTGGAGATGCTATTGGCAAAATGAACAATCGAATATCCGTAATATACAACGACACCTGTAATCGCAAGTGCCAGGGTCAGGGCTGTACCCCATAACCATTTTTTAAGCATAATCTTCACCTTTCTATGATTGAACTGATATGTAACCCAGACTAGTTTAACAAAAAGAAAGCAAAATGTCCCCTTTGATTTCGTAACTTCGGTCAATGTGAGGATTGTTTGACAAATAGTTAGTGTATATTTATTATGTAAAAAATAATCTTGTTTTGTGTAATGGGGGTATTGAAAGCCAGTTATGAATCAATCACTATTTAATTGGATTAATCAGTTTGCAGACCAAATACCGTTTCTGGACTGGTTTATGATCACATCATCCGAGTATGCGGTTTGGGTCATGATTGCACTGCTCGTTATCGTATGGTTTCTCGGCGATCCATCGAAACAACGCATTGTTTTTTATGCCTGTGTGGCTTCCATTGTAGCGCTAGTTCTGGCCAAATGGGGGATATCACCAGCGGTCGGTCATCCAAGACCTTTTGTAGAAGGGACTGTGCATCAGCTGGTTGCCCATGTACCTGATCCTTCTTTTCCAAGTAAACATGCTTCCTTTGTATTTGCTCTAGCGGCTGCTTCATTCTTTATTGGACGTCGCTTCGGGTTATGGATGTTGTTACTCGCTGTGTTGACAGGGGTGTCGCGTGTATATGTTGGTGTGCATTATCCAGGAGATATTCTGGGAGGATTCATGCTCGGAAGTCTGTTTAGTGTGGTTCTGATTACAACCCGCAATTATACCAAGTCGATTCCCGACTTCTTCATTAACATACACCGACGTGTTTTTCGTTAGCGATTGAAAGAAATGTCTAGTGAATTGATGGTAGTTATTATTAATGAAAGAAGCCTCATATCTCTGGTTCTGCCAAAGATGGGAGGCTTTTTTTTGCTTTATTTTCGAAGTTACATGAAATTTCTAGAAATTGAATTCTAACATCTACAATTCATGACTAGAGGTGACGATATATTATTCATATGCATTAGTTTATGCGCTAAGTTGAGGAGTGGGACACATGGAAGACACGCGGGGGAATAAGTTGGGGATATTCAAGTTAACGATTCGAGGCAAGTTACTGACTGGTTTTTTAATCGTGGTGGCTCTGCTGGTTGTTGTAAGCGTCTATGCGTTAGTCCAGATCCATCAAATGTCAAACAAAGCTAATGATGTGGATCAGACCTGGATGCCGAGTGTAAGCCTCTTGGGCTTGATGAATGGTGACGTATCAGACGTAGAACGATTGGCGCTGGCGATTATCGTTGAACAAAACGAAGAAGAAAACGTCAAGGTGAATGAAGCGTTAAAGTTGCTCCTCACGAAGATTGAAGATGAGCGTAAACAGTTGCTAACGTTCATTGAGAGCAATGATGAAGCGATGAAGCTCTACAATGATTTCAGTACGAATTATGATGCTTATGTGGAGAAAATGCCAGCATTCATAGAATTCGGTATTGCAAATAACTATGAAGAAGCAAGTAGACTGCACACTGAAGCCTATCCAATGTGGTACACAGCAAACGACTCTATCACCAAGTTAATCACTTTAGGTAATGAAGGATCGCAAGCCGCAACGGGTGAGTCTGTCGTGATGGCGGAGAATACATTTAATGTGATTTTGGCAGTGACGATTTTTGCCTTCCTGGTCGCGATATTCATTGCATTCTTCATTGCAAGCATCATCTCACGTCCAATCAAAAAGATGAATGAAGCGGCCATGGCTATTGCCAATGGTGATCTCACGGGTGAGACGATTGTGCTCAAGAACAAAGACGAATTGGGAATGCTGGCGGCTTCCTTCAATACCATGAGTGGCAATTTGCGCTCCATGATTGAATCAGTATCAATGACTTCGGAACAGGTAGCGGCTTCATCGGAGGAGCTTCTTGCAAGTGCAGAGCAAAATACTCAAGCCTCGGAACAGATTTCCCAAACGGTTGAGGAACTGGCTGTAGGCACGTCGGATCAGGTGGATATTGTGAAGCGCTCTTCACAGGCAATGAATGAGATGGCTCTCGGATCAGAGCAGATTGCCGAGCTTGCTCAGAGTGTATCCGTATCTGCTGTAGATGCGGCGAATCAATCTTCCGAAGGAAATATGATTATTCAGCAAGCGGTTGAACAGATGGGTTCTGTTCGAAATTCCATTGCTTCGCTTACAGAATTGGTTACAGGGCTGGGGGAACGTTCAGCAGAGATTGGTACCATCACCGAGGTAATCAACAACATTGCCCGGCAGACCAATCTGCTTGCACTGAATGCAGCCATTGAAGCCGCACGAGCAGGAGAGCATGGACGTGGTTTCGCCGTAGTTGCGGGAGAAGTGCGGAAGCTCGCTGAGGAATCTTCTACATCTGCGCAACGAATTACGGATCTGGTTCAATTGATTCAGAAAGATACGGATCATGCTGTTCAGGCAGTCAAAGTGAACAGCAGTGAGACAGAAGCAGGAATCGAGATGGTTACTGCGGCAGGACAAGCGTTTGAGCAGATCTCGGATGCGGTCAACAAAGTTGCGGGTGAAATCCAGGAAGTGTCTGCAGGTTCAGAGGAAATGTCGGCGAGTACAACTGAGGTTGTAGGATATGTAAGTCAAATTTCCAACATTGCTGGAGAGGCAGCGGGCGGGGTTCATAATGTATCTGCCGCAACTCAGCAGCAGTTGGCTTCGATGGAAGAGATTGCTTCATCCGCAGGTTCATTATCCAAAATGGCCGAAGAACTGCAGGAGCAGATTAACAAGTTCAAAGTGTAACCAATAAGATGTTCTGACACCTAAGGTGTACAGAAACATACTGATGAGATGGTCAGAATACCACTCGATCTGTGGTTTCGATTACAGCAAGGGCGAGAAGCTGTTTCTCTAACGCGCATATGCGTTAGAGAAACAGCTTTTTTTGTCGCATGACGCAGAGCAGGTCACAACAATGTTATTTCAGAAGTCACCAACGCTTATATAGCTGGTGAAACAAACGGCTATAATGGTAATTAATGGTGGAACTTACACTCAAATACACCATGGGGAGGAGAGATATAAACTTGCAGTCCAGAGTAATGCATACGGAATATTGATGAAGAGGAGATGAATAGTTGAACATGAAGGGGAGCTGGTGGAGACGAGTCGCTATGATCGCGTTATCGGCAGGACTACTGGCAGGAAGTTTATCGATGGGCACAGGAATTCGTAAGGCGGATGCGGCCGCCGGAAATCAGAACTATGCTGAAGCACTGCAAAAGGCCATTTATTTCTATGAGGCACAGCGTTCGGGTCCGTTGCCAGCCAGTAATCGGGTCGAATGGCGCGGTGATTCGGGCATGCAGGATGGAGCTGATGTAGGCGTTGATCTGACCGGAGGATGGTATGATGCCGGAGATCATGTGAAGTTTGGTTTTCCGATGGCTGCTTCCGCAACGATGCTCGCCTGGTCTGTCGTGGAATACAGTGACGGATATGATCAGGCCGGACAACTGGAGGAGATCAAGGATAATATCCGATGGGCGACCGACTATTTTATGAAAGCGCATACGAAACCAAATGAATTATGGGGACAAGTGGGGGCAGGCAATACCGACCATGCCTGGTGGGGACCCGCAGAAGTTATGCAGATGAACCGTCCTTCGTTCAAGATTGATGCTTCATGCCCGGGCAGTGATCTGGCGGCAGAAACAGCTGCAGCGCTGGCAGCGTCATCGATTGTATTTGCAGATGATGATCCGGCATATTCGGCCAGACTGCTTCAACATGCCAAAGAGCTGTACAACTTTGCAGATACGTATCGTGGGGAATACACCGATTGTATCACGGATGCCGCAGCGTTCTATAACTCGTGGACAGGATACGAAGACGAGCTGGCATGGGGTGGCGCATGGCTTTATTTAGCTACTAATGATAGCGCTTACTTGTCCAAAGCCATTGCAGCTACGGACCGTTGGTCTTCTAGCGGAGGCTCAGCCAATTGGCCGTATACCTGGACACAAGGTTGGGACAGTAAACATTATGGTGCCCAGATCCTGCTTGCCCGAATTACATCCAGTTTGAACATGCCGGAGGCGACGAGATTTATTCAGTCGACTGAGCGTAATCTGGATTATTGGACGGTTGGAGTCAATGGGACACGAGTCAAGTATACGCCAGGAGGTCTGGCGTGGCTGGATCAGTGGGGCTCGCTCCGATATGCAGCGAATGCATCCTTTATTTCTTTTGTATACTCCGACTGGGTCAGTGATCCTGTGAAAAAGTCAAGATATCAGGATTTTGCTGTCTCACAGATGAATTATATTCTGGGCGATAATCCGCGTCAGAGCAGTTATGTGGTCGGATATGGGCAAAATGCACCTCAACATCCGCATCATCGGACCGCTCACGGTTCATGGCTGAATAACGAAGATATCCCGGCTAACCATCGCCACATTCTGTATGGTGCCATGGTCGGTGGCCCGGATGCATCGGATGGATATACCGATGATATCGGGGATTACGTGAGTAATGAGGTCGCAACCGATTACAATGCTGGTTTTACCGGCGCACTGGCAAAGATGAATTTGCTATTTGGTCAGAATCATCAGCCCCTTGCGAACTTCCCTGCACCTGAGGTGAAGGGAGATGAGTTCTTTGTGGAGGCTGCGATCAAATCATCAGGTGCCAATTATACGGAAATCAGAGCACAGCTTAATAATCGTTCCGCTTGGCCTGCCCGAATGGGAGATCAACTGTCTTTTAAGTATTTCCTGGATTTGAGTGAAGTGTATGCTGCCGGACGTACGGTATCGGACGTGCAAGTGACAACCTCCTATACGGAGGGAGCGACGGTATCCCAACCCGTTGTGGTGAATGCAGCCCAGCATATCTATGCGATTACGGCGAACTTCGGTAATACGAAGATCTATCCAGGTGGGGAAGGGAATTATCGTAAAGAAGTACAGTTCCGCATTACAGGCCCACAGGGTGCATGGAATGCCAGCAATGATCATTCGTTCCAGACGCTGACCACAGGCACTCCTGTGAAGAGCACATACCTTCCAGTCTATGATGCAGGGGTGAAGGTGTATGGACAAGAACCTGGTGTTACACCAGTCACGGTTCCAGGCGCACCTGCTGGCGTGCAGGCTGTAGGGGGAAGCAGTCAGGTTAACCTGACTTGGGCCGCTGTATCCGGGGCCGAATCGTATACGGTGAAACGTTCCGAGGTGAGTGGAGGACCATATACAACTGTTGCGACAGGGGTTAATGGATTGACCTACACAAACACGGGACTGACCAACGGGACGACTTATTATTATGTAGTGACTGCTGTGAATTCAGCAGGGGAATCATCGGGTTCTGTGCAGGTGTCGGCTACCCCGCAAGCAGCTTCGACGGTGCCGGGAGCACTGACTTTAAGTGGGATAGCTGGTAATGCGCAGTCGGTCCTGACTTGGACAGCAGCCTCGGGCGCTACTAGCTATAAGGTACAACGTTCGGTGGCAGGTGGGACGTATGCAGATGTGGCAACCGGATTGTCCGTGTTGACTTACACCGATACAACAGCGCTGAATGGCACCACGTACAATTACCGGATTGCAGCCATGAATGCGAACGGACAGACACTGTCCAATGTCCTGGCACTGACGCCTTCTGCACCTCCGGTGACGAACGGTACACTCGAAGTGCAGTACCGCAGCGGAGGGTCCGGGAATTCAAGTAATGCGGTGACTCCGCAGTTCAACGTTAAGAATACCGGATCACAGGCGATTGATCTCAGTACCGTGAAGATCCGATATTATTTCACCAAGGATGGTGCGGATCAAATGACCTTCTGGTGTGATTATGCCGAGATGGGCACGGCCAATGTTGAAGGTACATTTGTCGCAGTGAATCCGGCGAAGGGTACCGCAGATACGTATCTGGAGATTAGCTTCAAGTCGGGAGCAGGCAGTTTGGCCGCTGGAGCAGAGACCGGCGTGATTCAGGCACGCTTTTCCAAAAATAACTGGAGCAATTTCGATCTAAGTAATGATTATTCCTATGATGCTTCCAAGACGGCTTTTGCCGCATGGAACAAGGTAACCGGGTATCAGGGAAACACCAAAGTATGGGGCTTGGAGCCGTAACTGGCTGAATCATCAGCCAAAGAGCAGCATGGGCAGACCAACAGCACTTATATTCAATTTCCATTATTCCAGGGAGGTATATATTCATGTTGAAATCAGCTGCGAAAAAAAGTTTAACAGCCATGCTGGCGGGAACCGTCATGTTGACCGGATACACCGGACTCTGGGCAGGGCCGCAAACAGCACATGCCGCAGATCAGGCCATTGAGATTCAGGCAGACAGCATTAATGAAGTTCGGTTTTTGCAATTATATGATCAGTTGAAAGATCCGGCGAACGGATATTTTTCGCCAGAGGGTCTACCGTATCATTCCATTGAGACACTGTTGAGTGAGGCCCCAGATTATGGTCATATGACGACGTCCGAGGCATACAGTTACTGGCTGTGGTTGGAAACCATGTATGGCCACTACACGGGAGATTGGTCCCAATTGGAAGCAGCTTGGGACAGTATGGAGAAATACATTATCCCGGTCAACGAAGGTGACGGCAAGGAAGAGCAGCCTACGATGAGCTCATATAACCCGAACAGTCCTGCTACGTATGCAGCGGAAAAACCTTTCCCTGATCAATATCCATCGCAACTTAATGGTCAGTATGCAGCGGGTAAAGACCCAATTGATGCTGAACTGAAGGCGACCTATGGTAACAATCAGACCTATCTCATGCACTGGCTGGTCGATGTGGATGACTGGTATGGGTATGGCAACCTGTTGAATCCATCACATACGGCTACCTATGTGAACACGTTCCAGCGTGGGGAGCAGGAGTCTGTGTGGGAAGCCATTCCGCATCCATCCCAGGATGATAAATCTTTTGGTAAGGCAAACGAAGGTTTCATGAGCTTGTTCACCAAGGAAACGCAGGTACCGTCAGCACAATGGCGTTACACTAACGCAACGGATGCCGATGCCCGTGCTGTACAGGTACTATATTGGGCGAAGGAGATGGGATACAACAATCCGGAATATCTGGATAAAGCGAAGAAGATGGGGGACTATCTGCGCTATGGCATGTATGATAAATACTTCCAGAAAATTGGAAGTGCAAAGAGCGGTACACCAACTCCGGGTACAGGAAAGGATTCCAACATGTATCTCATGGCTTGGTATACGTCTTGGGGCGGTGGATTGGGTCAAGGTGGGGATTGGGCTTGGCGCATTGGAGCGAGCCATACCCATCAGGCTTATCAAAACCCGGTTGCAGCGTATGCTTTGTCTGATCCGGCAGGCGGCCTGATTCCGAAATCAGCAACAGCGAAGGCAGATTGGAATGCTACGCTGAAACGTCAGTTGGAATTCTACACTTGGCTACAATCTCATGAAGGAGCTATCGGCGGGGGAGCAACGAACAGTCTGGATGGTTCCTACAAAGCCTATCCGGCAGGCGTAAGTACATTCTACGACATGGCTTATCAGGAGGCACCTGTATATCGTGATCCGGATTCCAACACCTGGTTTGGATTCCAGGCATGGCCGCTGGAGCGTGTAGCCGAGATGTACTATATTCTTGCGGAGAGCGGTGATTTGACCTCTGAGAACTTCCAGATGGCCAAGAAGGTAATCACGAAGTGGATCGACTGGAGTAAGGATTATGTATTTGTAGGTGAGCGTCCGGTGACGGATGCGCAAGGTTATTATCTGAATGCGGCTGGACAGCGCATTGTAGGTGGAACTAATGTTCAGGTAGCAACAACGCCGGCGCCGGGAGAGTTCTGGATTCCGGGTGGTCAGGAATGGCAGGGTCAACCGGACAAATGGAATGGATTCAGTTCGTTCACGGAAAATCCGAACTTCCGTGTAACGACCAAAGATCCAGTGCAGGACACAGGAGTTCTGGGAAGTTACGTTAAAGCTCTGACCTTCTTCGCAGCGGGAACACAGGCAGAGAACGGCACACTTAGCGCGGAAGGCCAAGAAGCCAAGGATTTGGCCGAGGCTCTGCTGGATACAGCTTGGGATTACAATGATGGTGTGGGGATTGTTACGGAAGAAGAGCGTAAAGACTACTTCCGCTTCTTTGCCAAAGAGATCTATATCCCGGCGAACTGGTCTGGAACCTTTGGTCAAGGCAATACGATTCCAGGTACAGCAGGTGTACCTTCCGATCCGGCGAAAGGTGGCAATGGCGTATACATTGGATACTCCGATCTGCGTCCGGCCATCAAGCAAGATCCGGCATGGGCTTACCTGGATAATCTGTACAAAACGTCATACAACACAACCACGAAACAGTGGGAAAACGGTGCACCTACCTTTACGTATCACCGGTTCTGGTCACAGGTGGATATGGCTACAGCGTACGGTGAGTATGATCGTCTCCTCGGAGATTCGGATAGTCCGGAAGTGGAAGTACCCGCTGCTCCTGCTGGCGTAACAGCAACTGGAGGAAGTGAGCAAGTGGTTCTGAATTGGAACGCAGCCGCTGGTGCAGCCTCGTATACCGTGAAACGTGCAGAGGTTAATGGTGGTCCTTATACGTCTGTAGCGACAGGGGTCACAGGATCAACATTCACGGATACAGGCTTG
Coding sequences:
- a CDS encoding glycoside hydrolase family 9 protein, with translation MKGSWWRRVAMIALSAGLLAGSLSMGTGIRKADAAAGNQNYAEALQKAIYFYEAQRSGPLPASNRVEWRGDSGMQDGADVGVDLTGGWYDAGDHVKFGFPMAASATMLAWSVVEYSDGYDQAGQLEEIKDNIRWATDYFMKAHTKPNELWGQVGAGNTDHAWWGPAEVMQMNRPSFKIDASCPGSDLAAETAAALAASSIVFADDDPAYSARLLQHAKELYNFADTYRGEYTDCITDAAAFYNSWTGYEDELAWGGAWLYLATNDSAYLSKAIAATDRWSSSGGSANWPYTWTQGWDSKHYGAQILLARITSSLNMPEATRFIQSTERNLDYWTVGVNGTRVKYTPGGLAWLDQWGSLRYAANASFISFVYSDWVSDPVKKSRYQDFAVSQMNYILGDNPRQSSYVVGYGQNAPQHPHHRTAHGSWLNNEDIPANHRHILYGAMVGGPDASDGYTDDIGDYVSNEVATDYNAGFTGALAKMNLLFGQNHQPLANFPAPEVKGDEFFVEAAIKSSGANYTEIRAQLNNRSAWPARMGDQLSFKYFLDLSEVYAAGRTVSDVQVTTSYTEGATVSQPVVVNAAQHIYAITANFGNTKIYPGGEGNYRKEVQFRITGPQGAWNASNDHSFQTLTTGTPVKSTYLPVYDAGVKVYGQEPGVTPVTVPGAPAGVQAVGGSSQVNLTWAAVSGAESYTVKRSEVSGGPYTTVATGVNGLTYTNTGLTNGTTYYYVVTAVNSAGESSGSVQVSATPQAASTVPGALTLSGIAGNAQSVLTWTAASGATSYKVQRSVAGGTYADVATGLSVLTYTDTTALNGTTYNYRIAAMNANGQTLSNVLALTPSAPPVTNGTLEVQYRSGGSGNSSNAVTPQFNVKNTGSQAIDLSTVKIRYYFTKDGADQMTFWCDYAEMGTANVEGTFVAVNPAKGTADTYLEISFKSGAGSLAAGAETGVIQARFSKNNWSNFDLSNDYSYDASKTAFAAWNKVTGYQGNTKVWGLEP
- a CDS encoding methyl-accepting chemotaxis protein, which encodes MEDTRGNKLGIFKLTIRGKLLTGFLIVVALLVVVSVYALVQIHQMSNKANDVDQTWMPSVSLLGLMNGDVSDVERLALAIIVEQNEEENVKVNEALKLLLTKIEDERKQLLTFIESNDEAMKLYNDFSTNYDAYVEKMPAFIEFGIANNYEEASRLHTEAYPMWYTANDSITKLITLGNEGSQAATGESVVMAENTFNVILAVTIFAFLVAIFIAFFIASIISRPIKKMNEAAMAIANGDLTGETIVLKNKDELGMLAASFNTMSGNLRSMIESVSMTSEQVAASSEELLASAEQNTQASEQISQTVEELAVGTSDQVDIVKRSSQAMNEMALGSEQIAELAQSVSVSAVDAANQSSEGNMIIQQAVEQMGSVRNSIASLTELVTGLGERSAEIGTITEVINNIARQTNLLALNAAIEAARAGEHGRGFAVVAGEVRKLAEESSTSAQRITDLVQLIQKDTDHAVQAVKVNSSETEAGIEMVTAAGQAFEQISDAVNKVAGEIQEVSAGSEEMSASTTEVVGYVSQISNIAGEAAGGVHNVSAATQQQLASMEEIASSAGSLSKMAEELQEQINKFKV
- a CDS encoding glycoside hydrolase family 48 protein, encoding MLKSAAKKSLTAMLAGTVMLTGYTGLWAGPQTAHAADQAIEIQADSINEVRFLQLYDQLKDPANGYFSPEGLPYHSIETLLSEAPDYGHMTTSEAYSYWLWLETMYGHYTGDWSQLEAAWDSMEKYIIPVNEGDGKEEQPTMSSYNPNSPATYAAEKPFPDQYPSQLNGQYAAGKDPIDAELKATYGNNQTYLMHWLVDVDDWYGYGNLLNPSHTATYVNTFQRGEQESVWEAIPHPSQDDKSFGKANEGFMSLFTKETQVPSAQWRYTNATDADARAVQVLYWAKEMGYNNPEYLDKAKKMGDYLRYGMYDKYFQKIGSAKSGTPTPGTGKDSNMYLMAWYTSWGGGLGQGGDWAWRIGASHTHQAYQNPVAAYALSDPAGGLIPKSATAKADWNATLKRQLEFYTWLQSHEGAIGGGATNSLDGSYKAYPAGVSTFYDMAYQEAPVYRDPDSNTWFGFQAWPLERVAEMYYILAESGDLTSENFQMAKKVITKWIDWSKDYVFVGERPVTDAQGYYLNAAGQRIVGGTNVQVATTPAPGEFWIPGGQEWQGQPDKWNGFSSFTENPNFRVTTKDPVQDTGVLGSYVKALTFFAAGTQAENGTLSAEGQEAKDLAEALLDTAWDYNDGVGIVTEEERKDYFRFFAKEIYIPANWSGTFGQGNTIPGTAGVPSDPAKGGNGVYIGYSDLRPAIKQDPAWAYLDNLYKTSYNTTTKQWENGAPTFTYHRFWSQVDMATAYGEYDRLLGDSDSPEVEVPAAPAGVTATGGSEQVVLNWNAAAGAASYTVKRAEVNGGPYTSVATGVTGSTFTDTGLTNGTTYYYVITAVNAVGESAPSTQASATPLAGIVVPGVFNLTGTAGDAQAVLTWTASTGASSYKVQRSVGTGAYADLATGLTALTYTDATAVNGTAYNYRVVAVNTSGQTNSNVLVLTPLAPPITTGTLEVQYRNGSSGTSVNAITPQFNVKNTGTTAVDLSKVKVRYYFTKDSAADLSFWCDYAQIGSGNVEGHFVSIDPAKGTADTYLEIEFKAGAGSLAAGAETGIIQGRFSKNNWTNFDQTNDYSFDSTQTAFSAWTKVTAYQDGAKVWGIEP
- a CDS encoding LCP family protein → MLKKWLWGTALTLALAITGVVVYYGYSIVHFANSISTASGTSSNSSSSGTDSDSDTPSTTIPRWEGQERVNILLLGGDSRGDDAGRSDSVMVASIDPVTKKAHLFSVLRDTYVAIPGHGKSRLNAAFSYGGAELTKQTVSDLLGIPIQHYVYTDFTGFMALVDAVSGIEIDVEKDMYYTSKADKHMYDIDLKKGLQHMDGKTALQYVRFRHDATSDFTRTERQRIFMTELAKKMQSTTSLFKIPDILEAIAPYIETDLSPTQMLKLASLGFDIHANDIDQQQIPPNKLLTNELVGSAQVLGVDVTKLQSYIQQLFEEDAESSETPSSGEQN
- a CDS encoding acyltransferase, which encodes MKKPRIAEWTELRGIAFLAIVMQHSIAEYIYRADIEQPDSIMLTMIYHLTRFGTPTFVFLSGVMLFYHHRNTKPEYPRFIRKRFGDIYMPFVVWTLIYWLSVRIFTPAFWLAGIPDFRSLIRELFVPQTGYHLWFVIMVFQFYILFPLFWTGAKTIQRRIQNASRFTPMQIIVALIVLAAAFYGLLMKWSYYNMGGWTESMSEPWSTLLQYRSYSWVMYWFYFLLGAVCAWSVDSWRSWTTKVLPWTICLFIGMYIWLGYDVLRGSGDVVNLNISTYLKPTTFLIIMAQMLMMYGFLVLMQGKDTRFQRLLAWIGRYSFGGYLVHALVIYAIAYVTRPLQLSGWHLPVTLLSFLVTVGIALAISWVLSKLPGSRFTVGLMRKPRSTPNPTAAVDKRNSPERTPSPGATRSPGTSKPF
- a CDS encoding undecaprenyl-diphosphatase — encoded protein: MNQSLFNWINQFADQIPFLDWFMITSSEYAVWVMIALLVIVWFLGDPSKQRIVFYACVASIVALVLAKWGISPAVGHPRPFVEGTVHQLVAHVPDPSFPSKHASFVFALAAASFFIGRRFGLWMLLLAVLTGVSRVYVGVHYPGDILGGFMLGSLFSVVLITTRNYTKSIPDFFINIHRRVFR